A portion of the Scylla paramamosain isolate STU-SP2022 unplaced genomic scaffold, ASM3559412v1 Contig65, whole genome shotgun sequence genome contains these proteins:
- the LOC135098458 gene encoding valine--tRNA ligase-like isoform X1 produces MQRETGLCVCLYILTEAFVCLYDAGLVYRKEALVNWCCSLQSAILDIEVDRLHLTGPTELAVPGYSKPVSFGKMWDFPYRLADSAMGALPPRTTTTSTATTAITYKGETVMWLQVDRFGGLQRAAQSEACGIEGQLLIIKLME; encoded by the exons TGACGGAagcatttgtctgtctgtacgaTGCTGGGCTGGTGTACCGCAAGGAGGCTCTCGTCAACTGGTGCTGCAGCCTTCAGTCGGCCATCTTGGACATTGAAGTGGACCGCCTGCACCTGACAGGACCCACGGAGCTGGCAGTCCCGGGGTACAGCAAACCGGTCAGCTTCGGAAAGATGTGGGACTTCCCTTACAGACTGGCAGACTCAG CCATGGGTGCCTTGCCtcctcgcaccaccaccacaagcaccgcCACTACTGCCATCACCTACAAGGGGGAGACTGTGATGTGGCTGCAGGTGGATAG GTTCGGAGGCCTCCAGAGAGCTGCCCAGAGTGAAGCTTGTGGTATAGAGGGACAGCTGCTGATTATCAAGCTTATGGAGTGA
- the LOC135098458 gene encoding uncharacterized protein LOC135098458 isoform X2 produces MPGLNLTGRLSFETVLLHGLLGDGGGHKTSKSWGSVIDPLDVVSGASLEVCDLLVLCVLYWCSLGVVTSTLTAGTVREGGGDPERGRGTRWSRMKSPTGIPECGADALWSTLCSTNFRSQCGIDRCG; encoded by the exons ATGCCGGGACTCAACTTGACGGGGAGGCTTTCCTTTGAG actgtgctgctgcatggcctcctgggtgatggtggcggccacAAGACGTCCAAGTCCTGGGGCAGTGTGATAGACCCCCTGGATGTCGTCAGTGGGGCGTCCCTGGAGGTGTGTGACTTGCTGGTGCTGTGTGTCCTGTACTGGTGTTCATTGGGTGTGGTGACCAGTACCTTGACAGCAG GTACTGtgcgagagggtggaggggaccCTGAACGCGGAAGAGGTACTCGCTGGTCTCGTATGAAGTCCCCCACAGGCATCCCAGAGTGTGGAGCTGATGCCCTTTGGTCCACCCTGTGCTCCACCAACTTCAGGAGTCAGTGTGGCATAGATAGATGTGGATGA